Part of the Odocoileus virginianus isolate 20LAN1187 ecotype Illinois chromosome 9, Ovbor_1.2, whole genome shotgun sequence genome, GGGGTCGGCGGTCAGGGCTTGGGGGTAGGCACGCCCTGGCTTGGGCGGGGGGTGACCCGCTGGGGCTCCTGTCCCGAGGCTAGCACCGCCCTGCGGTCACCTTTTCCTTCGCACGTAGTAAATCTCCCTTGGCCCCTGCAGTGGGGTCCCCAGGGGGCCAAGGCCACGGACAGCTCGGAAGCCCTCGCCCCATTTCCTTCTGAAATTCTGACATTGGGGCTGGAAGGGAGGGACGGACAGTCTGACGGATGGAGAGCCCTCCCCCGGCGTGGGGAGGAAATGGGCGGGGCCTGGCTGGCCCAAGACAGGTGCAGCGCGGGCAGAGACTTCCAACTGGCTATCCCGCCCAGAGGCCAAACCAGGCGAAGCCCTGCGACCCGAGCGCCCATCCCCTCAGGATGCTGGCTTAGAATGTGTCTCCTTCCTTCATACTAGAACCCACCTAGGCTAGGCAGCGGCCACACTGGCCACACCCTCTGTCTGACCCTAGACCTCAAATTTAGAGTTACCGGTGGCCATCCAGTTACAGAAAGTTGCAGGaatgggaaggaaagagtgggagaAGGATGTGGGTTTCCCTCAGTATTGAAACCTTCTGGGCACATCACCGAAGCCAACCCTCAGTGAGGTGAGGAGCTGTGTCTGTCATAACGAGGGTTTCTCACCCGTCCTGCTGATGGGGTGGGTGGAGGACCCTGGGCTGGGATCCCCATCCTGCCTGCTGAGTCAAGgcctggatgctgggaaatggGGCAGGCTGGCCCCTGCTTTCTGTCTGTCCCCAGCGTGCTGTTGACTTGTGGATACCATACATCCATCCACTCAGTCATTCACAATGTTTCTGGGCATTTCCTGTGTCCAAAGACCTGTGCGAGGCTTTGGGAGGGGCTTGTCCGGGGCTCTGCACCCCTCCCCGACTTGTGTCAGCAACCAGCACAGAAATGACCATAAAACTAAAATGTGATGAGTGTAATGAAGTTGGTGTgggaagagaaagcagaaggTGTCAGCTAAGGTCCCTGAGCACGTAGCTGTAGCCTGCATGTCTGTGCTGACCAGTGCGGGAGTGCCAGGAgctgccctgggctgggggcctgcaggggattggggggtggggttgggggagcaggAGCCTTGTGGGCTTGCCCTGAGTTCAGCTTCTTGTTCATGAATCATAGCCAATGAGCACagcaggaagaggcagagccTTGAAGGGATGCCAGGGAGGGCTGCAGGGACTGGGTGCCTTTGATGATGTGGGCAGGCAGCCCAGCCATAGGGGTCTCACCACCACACAGGGGCTTCCAGGGTGCTCAGGTCAGCATTTCCTCACAGGCAAGTCCTGTATGTGCGCCCTGGTCGGATGTGGTTATGCCATTGAAGGAGGGGTCAGGGCTGACAGGCTAGTGCCTCACCTGGCTCTGAATGTGAAGCTCCCTGGCAGGCATGTCTCACTCTAATTAAATAGAATCCaacaagggacttctctggtggtccagtggctaagactgtgctcccaatgcaggggccccaggttcagtccttggtcaaagaattagatcccacatgctgcaactaagacccagcatagccaaattaaaaaaaaaaaaaaatccatccaacTTGCCAGAGCACAGACTGTGCTTCCCAAAGGTTGTGTCCTGAAGACAGCTCTTGCACACTTCCTTCTGTTTAGCGGGCTGGCGAACCCCTAGCTGGGAAAGTGCTTCTCCCCTTCAGTGGAGGGAAGATGGGCGGCGGGAAGCCAGCTCACAGGGAGATGAGCCCCTGTCCCTGACCGCTGTGACCAAGCACCCCTACCCTGCAGCCACTGCCCATTTCAACTTCTGCCGGACCCTCCTGGATCACACGGTGTCGGCTGAGAACATCCCCTGCCCCCTACCTCGTACACCGGGTACCAGCCTCACGTGGCATGACTCCCGAAGCCAGAGGGCGGCTGGCGGCCGGCCGGTCAAGCTCCTGCAGCAGCCTGGCACCGAGGCCCCCCAGGTACCCACCCACTGACTATACCCACCTCAGCACCTGCCCTGCTTGCCACCTCTCTCCACCAGCCACTCCTCTCCCCACAGGGCCGGCTATACTCTGACCACTATGGCCTATACCACACGAGTCCGTCTCTGGGTGGCCTGACGAGGCCCGTGGTCCTGTGGAGTCAGCAGGACGTCTGCAAGTGGCTCAAGAAACACTGTCCCCACAACTACCTCGTCTATGTGGAGGCCTTCTCTCAGCACGCCATCACTGGTGCCTGgggggtgggagctggggtgTGGCAGGGGCGTGgggctcctcccccaccccctctttcTCGGTTTCCTCTTCTTCTGGGTCATCATCTCTCCCAGTTCCTCTGTTTCTGCTGTCACCTGGCTTTGCTCTGCTTAGTCTCCATTCATCCTTACCTGCCCttcacctctctccctctcttgccTTGTCTCTTTGAGTCTCTGTCTGAGTCTGTCTCTGCCCACCCCActtatgttttcctctgtctctgcctttgCTCTTGAAGCCCCTTTGATGGTGACCTGGGCTccacccctctcctctcccctccctcacaGGCCGGGCGCTGCTGCGGCTGAATGCGGAGAAGCTGCAGCGGATGGGGCTGGCGCAGGAGGCGCAGCGGCAGGAGGTGCTGCAGCAGCTGCTGCACCTGCAGGTGCGCGAAGAGGGGCGGAGCCTGCAGCTGCTCAGCCAAGGTCAGTGGAAGGAGCCAAGAGAGCCGACCTGCTCAgacaggcctgggggtgggggactgggCCTGGAGGAGCCCTGGCATGCAGGGTGGGCACACTGACCTCAGGAGGGTGGCCCGGGACCTCAGTAAGGGCCATCCTGCACCCAGGCAGAGGGGACGATGCCAGAGGCCCCCGACTCTCCTTACCCCCATCCACCTCTTAGCTTCCTTCGGAAACATGTCCTAGCTGCTGCCTAGGCTTGAAATCCGGACCCCAGCACTGTGACCGGAGCCTCAGTGAGGAAGAAGCAGAGCTGGCCTCGCAGCCCCTCAGACCCTGTGTGGCCAAGCCTAGCCCAGTGGACAGGTGGGACCAGCATCACCACCGCCAACCATCTCTGGTTGTGCGCTCCGGGCTTGCCTGGGAGTGGGGTGAGCGGGTAGGCAGGGGCTGCCTACCAGGTGGGGTCCTTCCTACCAGGACCTGAGCCCAGGCCCACCCCCTGGTGCTGCTGGCAGCATGCAGGGCAGCCACCTGGAGCCAGAGCAGATTTTGACATCCCCCCAGACTCCCAGGGAGCCTGTTTATTTATAT contains:
- the SAMD10 gene encoding sterile alpha motif domain-containing protein 10 isoform X2; protein product: MFTELRTKPSPPRGRAGAVRAGFGERRDVDATAHFNFCRTLLDHTVSAENIPCPLPRTPGTSLTWHDSRSQRAAGGRPVKLLQQPGTEAPQGRLYSDHYGLYHTSPSLGGLTRPVVLWSQQDVCKWLKKHCPHNYLVYVEAFSQHAITGRALLRLNAEKLQRMGLAQEAQRQEVLQQLLHLQVREEGRSLQLLSQAAA
- the SAMD10 gene encoding sterile alpha motif domain-containing protein 10 isoform X1 — translated: MFTELRTKPSPPRGRAGAVRAGFGERRDVDATAHFNFCRTLLDHTVSAENIPCPLPRTPGTSLTWHDSRSQRAAGGRPVKLLQQPGTEAPQGRLYSDHYGLYHTSPSLGGLTRPVVLWSQQDVCKWLKKHCPHNYLVYVEAFSQHAITGRALLRLNAEKLQRMGLAQEAQRQEVLQQLLHLQVREEGRSLQLLSQASFGNMS